The Acidobacteriota bacterium genome has a segment encoding these proteins:
- a CDS encoding CHAT domain-containing protein → MTLNHGPTTDVAPMRFVDFAVRAWREGPFIQVIAHSTPAGGMRVPVAVRSGPLDPDDYRLVDDAPLARGAEVGRALARFVMPDAVWALLGESLRLIGPDPSLGLRLRLCLDDDLIDLPWEFLYRRDVDAPAAQSGFLLTDGRISLVREPASVVSTADPSDRGQRALFVGTLFDDGSDTWSVEVEFRSLRKAMRPLGALFQLEFARSEDGADVERRLASGCDVFHYAGHTEVELGEGTLVQKARSRPPYYVESLSDRAAWATSSGLAARLGRAGTRLAVFNACNSGFWPVVRPFMRAGIPAVIGVQGLVSNIAALNFAESLYKSLAVGLSLDEALTYARLYVMEPGRSLFDCDWGRFMAYMPTDGAVLFPRRAQKAILARQHAIRTERARTIRDVTALTERLDGAGVSRMLSDIAERSVLILGRFTDERKTVLDAIKRTLATPPREYVPILFDFEKPGDRDLIESIVRYAAVSRFVVADLSDPKCVPAELQAIVPQFPSLPVVPIIASGQREYPVADHILRRASVVTPVVEYRDAAHLVSILDRRVLAPAEARYAELNPAARG, encoded by the coding sequence ATGACCCTGAACCACGGACCGACGACCGACGTCGCCCCGATGCGCTTCGTCGACTTCGCGGTGCGCGCCTGGCGCGAAGGCCCCTTCATCCAGGTCATCGCGCACTCCACGCCCGCCGGCGGCATGCGCGTGCCGGTGGCCGTCAGGTCGGGACCGCTCGATCCGGACGACTACCGTCTCGTGGACGACGCGCCGCTCGCACGCGGCGCGGAGGTCGGCCGCGCGCTCGCGCGCTTCGTCATGCCCGACGCGGTGTGGGCGCTGCTCGGCGAGAGCCTGCGTCTCATCGGCCCCGACCCGTCGCTCGGCCTGCGGCTGCGCCTGTGTCTCGACGACGACCTGATCGACCTGCCCTGGGAGTTCCTGTACCGGCGGGACGTCGACGCACCCGCCGCGCAGAGCGGCTTCCTGCTCACCGACGGGCGCATCTCGCTCGTGCGCGAGCCGGCTTCCGTGGTGTCCACGGCCGACCCCAGCGACCGCGGCCAGCGGGCGCTCTTCGTGGGGACGCTGTTCGACGACGGCTCGGACACCTGGTCGGTCGAGGTCGAATTCCGGAGCCTGCGCAAGGCGATGCGGCCGCTCGGCGCGCTGTTCCAACTCGAGTTCGCGAGATCCGAGGATGGCGCCGACGTCGAACGGCGGCTGGCGTCGGGCTGCGACGTGTTCCATTACGCGGGACACACGGAGGTCGAACTGGGCGAGGGCACGCTCGTCCAGAAGGCGCGGTCGAGACCGCCGTACTACGTCGAGTCGCTGTCCGACCGCGCGGCCTGGGCCACCTCGTCGGGGCTGGCTGCCAGACTGGGCCGAGCCGGAACGCGCCTTGCGGTGTTCAACGCGTGCAACAGTGGCTTCTGGCCCGTCGTCCGGCCGTTCATGCGGGCGGGCATCCCCGCCGTCATCGGCGTGCAGGGGCTCGTGAGCAACATCGCCGCTCTGAACTTCGCCGAGAGCCTGTACAAGTCGCTCGCCGTCGGCCTGTCGCTCGATGAGGCGCTCACCTACGCTCGGCTCTACGTGATGGAACCGGGACGATCGCTGTTCGACTGCGACTGGGGCCGGTTCATGGCCTACATGCCCACCGACGGCGCGGTGCTCTTTCCTCGTCGCGCGCAGAAGGCCATTCTCGCGAGGCAGCACGCGATCAGGACCGAGCGCGCGCGAACCATTCGCGACGTGACTGCCCTCACGGAACGGCTCGACGGCGCCGGCGTGAGCCGGATGCTCTCCGACATCGCCGAGCGCAGCGTGCTCATCCTCGGACGCTTCACCGACGAGCGGAAGACCGTGCTCGACGCGATCAAGAGGACGCTCGCGACGCCGCCGCGCGAGTACGTGCCCATCCTGTTCGACTTCGAGAAGCCTGGCGACCGCGATCTGATCGAGTCGATCGTCCGCTACGCGGCCGTGTCACGCTTCGTGGTGGCCGACCTGTCCGACCCGAAGTGCGTCCCGGCCGAGCTCCAGGCGATCGTGCCGCAGTTTCCGTCACTGCCCGTCGTGCCGATCATCGCGAGCGGTCAGCGTGAGTATCCGGTGGCCGATCACATCCTGCGGCGCGCGTCGGTGGTCACCCCGGTCGTCGAGTACCGCGACGCGGCACACCTCGTGTCGATCCTCGACCGGCGCGTGCTCGCACCGGCGGAGGCGCGGTACGCCGAGCTGAACCCGGCGGCGCGCGGGTAG
- a CDS encoding nucleotide-binding protein, which translates to MRVSVLGSWAEGDAATWELRDREHFAAACRQLGASVVRQGHLLIAAADMEHTADFHAVEGALAVLATHPVEGQPIRLFGDRTAFAKWTAGALKWVTAEFSPSAEWRYAKLFQMKVSDCVITVGGADGTFHAGFAAAVADKLTVPVGSFGGASERLAQLFVQTYARWARLPPQHLLGQLAFGWQEYLGDQIAELIGVAGRPPRLVIIHGRSPHRDELRTFLRDELQLPDPVIMRNEFLSGATLPEKWERLANDVDGAVALVTPDDVGGLADAADGAGPPEKRARENVWIEAGWVWGRLGRERLLILRQADTRIPSDLAGSDHGGYHASPTEAGAKIRQFVESIRKAL; encoded by the coding sequence GTGAGAGTTTCCGTCCTCGGTTCCTGGGCTGAAGGCGATGCCGCCACATGGGAGCTCCGCGACCGGGAGCATTTCGCTGCCGCCTGCCGACAGCTCGGGGCCAGCGTGGTGCGGCAGGGCCACCTGCTGATTGCGGCGGCGGACATGGAGCACACGGCCGACTTCCATGCCGTCGAAGGCGCGCTGGCCGTGCTCGCGACGCACCCGGTCGAGGGTCAGCCCATTCGGCTGTTCGGCGATCGCACCGCGTTCGCGAAGTGGACGGCCGGGGCGTTGAAGTGGGTGACGGCCGAGTTCTCGCCTTCGGCCGAGTGGAGGTACGCCAAGCTGTTCCAGATGAAGGTGTCCGACTGCGTCATCACCGTCGGCGGCGCCGACGGCACGTTCCATGCCGGGTTCGCCGCAGCGGTCGCCGACAAGCTGACGGTGCCCGTCGGCTCGTTCGGTGGCGCCAGCGAGCGCCTGGCCCAGCTGTTCGTGCAGACCTACGCGCGCTGGGCCCGCCTGCCTCCGCAGCACCTGCTCGGACAGCTCGCGTTTGGCTGGCAGGAGTACTTGGGCGACCAGATCGCCGAACTCATCGGCGTCGCGGGCCGCCCGCCGCGACTGGTGATCATCCATGGGCGCAGTCCGCACCGCGACGAGCTGCGCACGTTCCTGCGTGACGAGCTGCAGCTGCCCGACCCGGTCATCATGCGCAACGAGTTCCTCTCGGGGGCCACGCTGCCCGAGAAGTGGGAGCGGCTCGCGAACGACGTCGACGGGGCCGTTGCGCTCGTCACCCCGGACGACGTCGGTGGACTCGCGGACGCCGCCGATGGCGCCGGCCCGCCGGAGAAGCGAGCGCGGGAGAACGTCTGGATCGAGGCCGGCTGGGTGTGGGGCCGGCTCGGTCGCGAACGCCTCCTGATCCTCCGCCAGGCCGACACGCGGATTCCCTCCGACCTCGCCGGCAGTGATCACGGCGGGTACCACGCCAGTCCCACGGAAGCCGGCGCGAAAATCCGCCAGTTCGTGGAGTCGATCCGCAAGGCGCTCTGA
- a CDS encoding helix-turn-helix domain-containing protein: MPNVAKVFREEMQRLARREVRAGLSALKRDNIRLKKSVADLRAQLAGLARASRDLQKTVAPVVAERESQATPDEAAKLRPTAKGVSALRRRLGLTQVQLGKLLGVSGQAVVLWEAKEGRVKMRPSTLAALAAIQGIGKREAYRRLEAMGVPVSARRKPRRA, encoded by the coding sequence ATGCCGAACGTCGCGAAAGTCTTCAGGGAAGAGATGCAACGGCTCGCCAGGCGTGAGGTGAGGGCGGGCCTCAGCGCGCTGAAACGGGACAACATCCGGTTGAAGAAGAGCGTTGCCGACCTGCGGGCCCAGCTCGCCGGGCTCGCTCGCGCGAGCCGCGACCTGCAGAAGACGGTGGCACCGGTGGTCGCCGAGCGTGAGAGCCAGGCGACTCCCGACGAGGCGGCCAAGCTGCGCCCGACGGCCAAGGGCGTCTCGGCGCTGCGGCGGCGCCTGGGTCTCACGCAGGTGCAGCTCGGCAAGCTGCTCGGCGTGAGCGGGCAGGCCGTGGTGCTGTGGGAGGCCAAGGAAGGTCGCGTGAAGATGCGTCCCTCGACGCTCGCGGCCCTCGCCGCGATTCAGGGCATCGGCAAGCGCGAAGCCTACCGGCGGCTCGAAGCCATGGGCGTGCCCGTGTCGGCGCGCCGGAAGCCGCGGCGCGCGTAG
- a CDS encoding tetratricopeptide repeat protein translates to MTPRRLGGWSLLAAAWLGAALPLAPAHSSAQADVAAMRDGNRAHAESRLDEAVAAYRRALDVQPDSAIARFNLGTALAAAGRTDGAVEALSAAVDAFTDAPRKAAASYNLGNVLARAGRFDEALAAYRASLRVQQDDDARFNHSLVWRWRQAQGEGPAPEEPLTPQRAQELRDAARALDVPVVPRPADRSPVDIDR, encoded by the coding sequence ATGACACCTCGCCGGCTCGGCGGCTGGTCGCTGCTGGCCGCGGCGTGGCTCGGCGCAGCGCTGCCGCTCGCGCCCGCGCATTCGTCGGCACAGGCCGACGTGGCCGCGATGCGCGACGGCAACCGGGCCCACGCCGAGTCGCGGCTCGACGAGGCTGTCGCCGCGTATCGGCGGGCGCTCGACGTGCAACCCGACTCGGCCATCGCACGATTCAACCTCGGTACCGCCCTCGCCGCCGCCGGGCGGACGGACGGGGCCGTCGAGGCGTTGTCTGCTGCCGTCGACGCCTTCACCGACGCGCCGCGCAAGGCGGCTGCCTCGTACAACCTCGGCAACGTCCTCGCGCGGGCCGGACGCTTCGACGAGGCGCTGGCCGCGTACCGCGCGTCGCTCCGCGTGCAGCAGGACGACGATGCGCGGTTCAACCACTCGCTCGTGTGGCGCTGGCGCCAGGCGCAAGGCGAGGGTCCGGCGCCGGAGGAGCCGCTGACGCCGCAACGCGCGCAGGAGTTGCGCGATGCCGCGCGCGCCCTCGACGTGCCGGTGGTGCCCCGGCCTGCCGACCGGTCGCCCGTGGACATCGATCGCTGA
- a CDS encoding DUF58 domain-containing protein: MIDLTRLERLARRLDLRLGRRGGRPEPGERRVAVRGRGLTFAGHREYQPGDDVRDIDWNVTARAGRPFVKVHQQEMAGVVVVAVDVSGSMIAGPTGSAKRAAALDVAALFLLAAAGTDERIGAIAFTDRIERYFTPQRGRRHALRLVHALDGVHSASRATALGPVLQALDHVLRLPAVVILVSDFADDGYDRALARLSVRHDIVGVAVGDPRERELPSRRLARVEDVETGATRWLDTSNVRVRDAWAARWRAIDDARRRAFRSVGAPLVDVDTRQPWLEALLARQVATRSELAR, from the coding sequence GTGATCGACCTCACGCGCCTCGAGCGGCTCGCACGCCGGCTCGATCTGCGCCTCGGCCGCCGCGGCGGCCGGCCCGAGCCCGGCGAGCGCCGCGTCGCCGTACGGGGTCGAGGGCTCACCTTCGCCGGACACCGCGAGTACCAGCCCGGCGACGACGTGCGCGACATCGACTGGAACGTGACGGCCCGGGCCGGACGGCCGTTCGTGAAAGTGCACCAGCAGGAAATGGCGGGGGTAGTGGTCGTCGCCGTCGACGTGAGCGGGTCGATGATCGCGGGCCCGACGGGAAGCGCCAAGCGCGCGGCCGCGCTCGACGTGGCGGCGCTCTTCCTGCTCGCGGCTGCGGGCACCGACGAGCGCATCGGCGCGATCGCGTTCACCGATCGCATCGAGCGGTACTTCACGCCGCAGCGCGGCCGCCGGCACGCCCTGCGGCTCGTGCACGCGCTCGACGGCGTCCATTCGGCCTCGCGCGCGACGGCGCTCGGCCCCGTCCTCCAGGCCCTCGACCACGTGCTCCGCCTTCCCGCCGTCGTGATTCTGGTGTCGGACTTCGCCGACGACGGGTACGACCGCGCGCTCGCCCGGCTCTCCGTGCGGCACGACATCGTCGGGGTGGCGGTGGGCGACCCGCGCGAACGCGAGCTGCCCTCGCGCCGCCTCGCCCGGGTCGAAGACGTCGAGACGGGCGCCACCCGGTGGCTCGACACGTCGAACGTCCGTGTGCGCGACGCGTGGGCCGCCCGCTGGCGCGCCATCGACGACGCGCGTCGGCGCGCGTTCCGCAGCGTTGGCGCGCCGCTCGTCGACGTCGACACCCGCCAGCCGTGGCTCGAGGCGCTGCTCGCGCGCCAGGTCGCGACGCGGTCGGAGCTGGCGCGATGA
- a CDS encoding VWA domain-containing protein, with translation MDIDLRTLGASLALVALAAAGLAVHGRGWRGDALAFETGGESRPYAVRRRARWLRLGALACLAVAAGAPSLRTARPAEGVEPTLAIVLDVSMSMRAGDVAPSRLDEAKRQLAAGLDGRFGGRLALVAFAATPTLVCPPTTDRQAFTDLLAATDETAAVAGQSHAAPAVARAVAVVGSGGGDVWLVSDGEFPDEDRQALQEIARVARGRGIRISTLIVGTAAGAPVPVRGGEAGRLQTDRAGQPLVTRVDAAVLQWLAREGEGRSLELTPGGDLDVVTLTERLRLGPAPAWHLFPFGPASLFGYPLALGAALLAVDTWLAWRRRRR, from the coding sequence ATGGACATCGACCTCCGCACTCTCGGCGCTTCGCTCGCGCTCGTCGCGCTGGCCGCGGCCGGCCTCGCGGTCCACGGGCGGGGCTGGCGGGGCGACGCGCTGGCGTTCGAGACGGGCGGTGAATCGCGCCCGTATGCCGTGCGACGTCGCGCGCGCTGGCTCCGCCTCGGCGCGCTCGCCTGCCTCGCTGTCGCCGCGGGCGCCCCCTCACTGCGGACCGCGCGACCGGCCGAAGGCGTCGAGCCAACGCTCGCCATCGTGCTCGACGTGTCGATGAGCATGCGTGCCGGCGACGTGGCGCCGTCGAGGCTCGACGAGGCGAAGCGCCAGCTCGCGGCAGGGCTCGACGGGCGCTTCGGCGGTCGACTCGCCCTTGTCGCCTTCGCCGCCACGCCCACGCTCGTCTGTCCGCCTACGACCGATCGCCAGGCCTTCACCGACCTGCTCGCGGCAACCGACGAGACGGCCGCCGTTGCCGGCCAGTCGCACGCCGCACCCGCGGTGGCCCGTGCCGTCGCCGTCGTCGGGAGCGGCGGCGGAGACGTGTGGCTGGTCAGCGACGGCGAGTTCCCGGACGAAGACCGCCAGGCCCTTCAGGAAATCGCCCGCGTGGCCCGTGGCCGCGGCATCCGCATCTCGACACTCATCGTCGGTACCGCGGCTGGCGCGCCGGTGCCCGTTCGTGGCGGCGAGGCAGGACGGCTGCAGACCGACCGTGCAGGACAGCCACTCGTGACGCGCGTCGACGCCGCGGTGCTGCAGTGGCTCGCGCGAGAAGGGGAGGGACGGTCCCTCGAACTGACGCCCGGCGGAGACCTCGACGTGGTCACGCTGACCGAACGCCTGCGTCTGGGCCCGGCACCCGCCTGGCACCTCTTCCCGTTCGGCCCGGCATCGCTCTTCGGCTACCCGCTGGCGCTCGGCGCCGCACTGCTCGCCGTCGACACCTGGCTCGCCTGGCGCCGGAGGCGGCGATGA
- a CDS encoding VWA domain-containing protein, producing MMWPDAFSWPWGLALLALPAWLLVLRLRQRASKATVPAHASELFGPLPRTWRERARWLPDVLRLVALACALVALAGPLAWSPARSSYGGADVMLLIDVSGSMQALDFSPDRLGAARTFAERVVDRRPADRFGLMTFAARSALRSPLTRDHDAVRAAIRDLAPGAELLGEGTALGAAVVSAVERLAGGRAGDRLLLLLSDGEGVREWVPPADAAALAAARQVRIVTVGIGSGGTVPYPTEFGPIDVVLPLDAATLTGLADRTSGRYFQAPDEGALRAVSDAIDELDSPAAVEVVRDELFSVAWMWVVAALSLAVVEAWLAGTALRRHPE from the coding sequence GTGATGTGGCCTGACGCGTTCTCCTGGCCGTGGGGCCTCGCGCTGCTCGCTCTGCCGGCCTGGCTGCTGGTGCTGCGCCTGCGCCAACGCGCGTCGAAAGCAACCGTCCCGGCGCACGCCTCGGAGCTGTTCGGCCCCCTGCCCCGCACGTGGCGGGAGCGGGCGCGGTGGCTTCCCGATGTCCTGCGCCTCGTCGCGCTCGCCTGTGCCCTCGTCGCGCTGGCGGGCCCGCTCGCCTGGAGTCCGGCCCGCTCGTCGTACGGCGGGGCCGACGTCATGCTGCTCATCGACGTCTCGGGTAGCATGCAGGCACTCGATTTCTCTCCCGATCGCCTGGGCGCCGCCAGGACGTTCGCCGAGCGCGTCGTCGACAGGCGGCCGGCCGATCGCTTCGGTCTGATGACGTTCGCGGCCCGTTCGGCCCTGCGGTCGCCCCTCACACGGGATCACGACGCGGTGCGCGCGGCGATCCGCGACCTCGCTCCCGGCGCCGAACTGCTCGGGGAGGGCACGGCACTCGGCGCCGCGGTCGTGAGCGCCGTCGAACGGCTGGCGGGAGGCCGCGCGGGCGATCGTCTGCTGCTGCTGCTCTCCGACGGCGAGGGGGTACGCGAGTGGGTCCCGCCTGCCGACGCCGCCGCTCTCGCCGCCGCCCGACAGGTTCGAATCGTCACGGTCGGCATCGGGTCGGGCGGCACGGTGCCCTACCCCACCGAGTTCGGGCCCATCGACGTCGTCCTGCCGCTCGATGCCGCGACCCTTACGGGCCTGGCCGACCGCACCAGTGGTCGCTACTTCCAGGCACCGGACGAGGGCGCCCTCCGTGCCGTCTCCGACGCGATCGACGAGCTCGACTCGCCGGCAGCGGTCGAGGTCGTGCGCGACGAGTTGTTCAGCGTGGCCTGGATGTGGGTGGTGGCGGCGCTGAGCCTGGCCGTTGTGGAAGCGTGGCTCGCCGGCACGGCCTTACGGCGCCATCCGGAATGA
- a CDS encoding patatin-like phospholipase family protein: MTYRILTRDEHFAAPGPKRILALDGGGLRGILTLGFLQRMETILRQRHGNDPAFRLCHYFDLIAGTSTGAIIAAALATGMTVDELIGHYQTLGRKVFAKDWFRRGVIRARYDERALVTELKRVLGKDRTLGDPSIETGVLVVTKRLDTGSPWPLGNNPRGRYFAAGPGATWISNGEYPLWKVVRASTAAPSYFDPEPITIATEKGKKAVVGTFVDGGVSPFNNPSLQAFMYATLDGYRVNWKTGPDQLLLVSVGTGVSDPSQTPSKIAAKGAVKALFSLMDDCAALVETMMQWMSTSATARTIDRELGDLRHDLVAGAPLLSYLRYNVVLTPEEINDLQPGLPPKVVASLGEMDEPGNLDALLALGTAAAARDVQAGDFGTGFDLRG; the protein is encoded by the coding sequence ATGACCTACCGAATTCTCACGCGCGACGAGCACTTCGCGGCACCCGGACCGAAGCGCATCCTCGCCCTCGACGGTGGTGGCCTGCGGGGCATTCTCACGCTGGGGTTCCTGCAGCGGATGGAGACGATCCTCCGCCAGCGTCACGGCAACGACCCCGCCTTCCGGCTGTGCCACTACTTCGACCTCATTGCCGGCACGTCGACTGGCGCCATCATCGCCGCGGCGCTCGCCACCGGCATGACCGTCGACGAACTGATCGGCCATTACCAGACGCTCGGGCGCAAGGTGTTCGCGAAGGACTGGTTCAGGAGAGGCGTCATCCGGGCGCGGTACGACGAGAGGGCGCTCGTCACCGAGCTAAAGCGGGTGCTGGGCAAGGACCGGACGCTCGGCGACCCGTCGATCGAGACTGGCGTCCTCGTCGTCACGAAACGACTCGACACGGGCAGCCCGTGGCCGCTCGGCAACAACCCGCGCGGCCGGTACTTCGCGGCGGGGCCCGGGGCGACGTGGATCTCCAACGGCGAGTACCCCCTGTGGAAGGTGGTGCGCGCATCGACGGCCGCGCCTTCGTACTTCGACCCGGAGCCGATCACCATCGCCACGGAGAAGGGGAAGAAGGCGGTCGTCGGCACCTTCGTCGACGGCGGGGTCAGCCCCTTCAACAACCCGTCACTGCAGGCGTTCATGTACGCGACGCTCGACGGTTACCGCGTGAACTGGAAGACGGGGCCCGACCAGTTGTTGCTCGTGTCGGTCGGCACGGGTGTGTCGGATCCGAGCCAGACCCCGTCGAAGATCGCCGCCAAGGGAGCGGTGAAGGCGCTCTTCAGTCTGATGGACGACTGCGCGGCGCTCGTCGAGACGATGATGCAGTGGATGTCGACGAGCGCGACGGCCAGGACCATCGATCGCGAGCTCGGCGACCTGCGCCACGACCTGGTGGCGGGCGCCCCGCTCCTCTCGTACTTGCGTTACAACGTGGTGCTGACGCCCGAAGAGATCAACGACCTCCAGCCAGGCCTCCCACCCAAGGTGGTCGCCTCGCTCGGGGAGATGGACGAGCCCGGCAACCTCGACGCGCTGCTCGCGCTCGGCACGGCGGCGGCGGCGCGCGACGTGCAGGCCGGGGACTTCGGGACGGGGTTCGACTTGAGAGGCTGA
- a CDS encoding methyltransferase domain-containing protein yields the protein MTDAIAAQQSLEGVLKDEILRMYQDVADHPDRTFHFFHGREAAELFDYDAAWLDRAPAGAVASFAGVGNPHRRSRIQPGDTVLDLGSGAGLDAIIASWMTGPSGRVIGVDLNPSMCQKAQVHAAASGMRMDCRQGQMEAIPLPDDSVDVVISNGVVNLSFRKRTVIQEIFRVLKPGGRVSITDIVSARTLSSAIVNDPKLWAS from the coding sequence ATGACAGATGCGATCGCGGCACAGCAGTCGCTCGAAGGCGTCCTGAAGGACGAGATCCTTCGGATGTACCAGGATGTCGCCGATCATCCCGACCGAACGTTCCACTTCTTCCACGGCCGCGAGGCGGCCGAGTTGTTCGATTACGACGCGGCGTGGCTCGATCGCGCGCCGGCCGGCGCCGTGGCGTCGTTCGCCGGCGTCGGCAATCCTCACCGGCGCAGCCGGATCCAGCCCGGCGACACGGTGCTCGATCTCGGCAGCGGCGCGGGCCTCGACGCCATCATCGCCTCGTGGATGACCGGACCCTCGGGCCGGGTCATCGGTGTCGATCTGAATCCCTCGATGTGCCAGAAGGCCCAAGTGCACGCCGCGGCGTCGGGCATGCGGATGGACTGCCGCCAGGGACAGATGGAGGCCATTCCCCTGCCGGACGACTCGGTCGACGTCGTCATCTCGAACGGCGTCGTGAACCTGTCGTTCCGCAAACGCACGGTGATCCAGGAGATCTTCCGCGTGCTGAAGCCCGGCGGCCGCGTCTCGATCACCGACATCGTCAGCGCGAGGACCTTGTCGTCGGCCATCGTGAACGACCCCAAGCTCTGGGCCAGTTGA
- a CDS encoding S8 family serine peptidase: MPRVYFGAKGEPGFDLEQSEDLIAVRTRSGRSITRTAGPVASPASAELEDGTLVAQYPEAGVEVYRVPTGRGARSLDERKAVLRAAPDVRFAGGVLVDPATQEPVLYTENLFVKFVDTADPDDCLAVLREAGLTVKHAVTYATNAYFVAPAEGTGQRVFGLAADLLERDDVEYCHPELIRPRARKRIFAEQWHLAKTTVGGVVVDAHVGVEGAHEVTRGAGVTIAVIDDGVDIDHEEFGGAGKVVAPRDATLQINDPRPKDPFGTGPDNGDNHGTACAGVACANGTTGASGVAPDARLMPIRLSSGLGSQREAEAFQWAAEHGADVISCSWGPPDGRWWNPSDPRHHQVFPLPPSTRLAIDHVVANGRGGKGCVVLFAAGNGNESVDNDGYASYEKVIAVAACNDRGTRSVYSDFGAAVWCAFPSNDFGHAPFNHPEPLTPGIWTTDRGGQDGYNVGRASDGDAAGHFTNSFGGTSSSCPGAAGVAALALAVNPALKWHEVKDLFKAACDKVDPSGGQYDAAGHSPKYGYGRLNARTVVELAKPQPQSSITVSRRYDAPIPDLQTVTVTLDVPEAAAVESVGVALDLEHTFIGDLVITLKPPAISGVGQVVLHNRSGGSTKNLKKAYDAVTTPALAKLAGKSCQGTWTLQVRDAAALDTGRLISLSLELSFPHPERTVAPRVAPPAHRKATRAKKAPRRAAVPRRRASKRARA, encoded by the coding sequence ATGCCCAGAGTCTATTTCGGCGCCAAGGGTGAGCCAGGCTTCGACCTGGAGCAGAGCGAGGACCTCATTGCCGTGCGGACGCGGAGCGGCCGCTCGATCACCCGCACGGCCGGGCCCGTGGCGAGCCCCGCGTCGGCCGAGCTCGAGGACGGCACGCTCGTCGCGCAGTACCCCGAGGCCGGCGTCGAGGTCTATCGCGTGCCGACGGGCCGCGGCGCGCGGTCGCTCGACGAGCGCAAGGCCGTGCTGCGCGCGGCACCCGACGTCCGGTTCGCGGGTGGTGTGCTCGTCGACCCGGCCACGCAGGAACCGGTGCTCTACACCGAGAACCTCTTCGTCAAGTTCGTCGACACGGCCGACCCCGACGACTGCCTCGCGGTGCTGCGCGAGGCCGGCCTCACCGTGAAGCACGCGGTGACCTACGCGACCAACGCGTACTTCGTGGCGCCCGCCGAAGGCACGGGGCAGCGGGTCTTCGGACTCGCCGCCGATCTGCTCGAGCGCGACGACGTCGAGTACTGCCATCCCGAGCTGATCCGGCCGCGGGCGCGCAAGCGCATCTTCGCCGAGCAGTGGCATCTCGCGAAGACCACCGTCGGCGGCGTGGTCGTCGACGCGCACGTGGGGGTCGAGGGTGCGCATGAGGTCACGCGAGGCGCGGGCGTGACGATCGCCGTCATCGACGACGGGGTCGACATCGACCACGAGGAGTTCGGCGGCGCGGGTAAGGTCGTCGCCCCGCGCGATGCGACGCTGCAGATCAACGATCCGCGGCCGAAGGACCCGTTCGGCACGGGCCCCGACAACGGTGACAATCACGGGACGGCGTGCGCCGGCGTGGCGTGCGCCAACGGCACGACCGGCGCCTCGGGCGTCGCGCCCGACGCGCGGCTGATGCCGATCCGCCTGTCGTCGGGGCTCGGCTCGCAGCGCGAGGCCGAGGCCTTCCAGTGGGCGGCCGAGCACGGGGCCGACGTCATCTCGTGCAGCTGGGGGCCGCCCGACGGACGCTGGTGGAACCCCAGCGACCCGCGGCACCACCAGGTGTTCCCCCTGCCGCCCAGCACCCGGCTCGCCATCGATCACGTCGTGGCGAACGGCCGCGGCGGCAAGGGGTGCGTGGTGCTGTTCGCCGCGGGCAACGGCAACGAGTCGGTCGACAACGACGGCTACGCCAGCTACGAGAAGGTGATCGCCGTCGCGGCCTGCAACGACCGTGGCACGCGCAGCGTGTACAGCGATTTCGGCGCGGCCGTGTGGTGCGCGTTCCCGAGCAACGACTTCGGGCACGCGCCGTTCAACCACCCCGAGCCGCTCACGCCGGGGATCTGGACGACCGATCGAGGCGGCCAGGACGGCTACAACGTCGGCCGGGCGTCGGATGGCGACGCCGCGGGTCACTTCACGAACAGCTTCGGCGGCACGTCGAGCTCGTGCCCTGGCGCCGCGGGCGTGGCGGCGCTGGCACTGGCCGTCAATCCAGCCCTCAAGTGGCACGAGGTGAAGGACCTGTTCAAGGCCGCGTGCGACAAGGTCGACCCCTCGGGGGGCCAGTACGACGCGGCCGGGCACAGCCCCAAGTACGGCTACGGGCGGCTCAACGCCCGCACGGTGGTCGAGCTCGCGAAGCCGCAGCCGCAGAGCAGCATCACGGTGAGTCGGCGATACGACGCGCCGATTCCCGACCTGCAGACGGTCACCGTCACACTCGATGTGCCCGAAGCGGCCGCAGTCGAGTCGGTCGGTGTCGCTCTCGATCTCGAGCACACCTTCATCGGCGACCTGGTGATCACGCTGAAGCCGCCGGCGATCAGTGGCGTCGGCCAGGTGGTGCTGCACAACCGCTCGGGGGGATCGACGAAGAACCTGAAGAAGGCCTACGACGCGGTCACCACGCCGGCGCTGGCGAAGCTGGCGGGCAAGAGCTGCCAGGGCACGTGGACGCTCCAGGTGCGCGACGCCGCAGCGCTCGACACGGGCCGGCTCATCTCGTTGTCACTCGAGCTGTCGTTTCCGCACCCCGAGCGAACGGTCGCACCGCGTGTGGCCCCTCCGGCCCACCGGAAGGCGACACGGGCGAAGAAGGCGCCCCGACGCGCGGCGGTGCCCCGGCGGCGCGCTTCGAAGCGGGCCAGGGCCTGA